In Saccopteryx leptura isolate mSacLep1 chromosome 12, mSacLep1_pri_phased_curated, whole genome shotgun sequence, a genomic segment contains:
- the TRIL gene encoding TLR4 interactor with leucine rich repeats: MEAARAVRFLLVVCGCLALPPRAQPVCPERCDCQHPQHLLCTNRGLRAVPKTSSLPSPQDVLTYSLGGNFITNITAFDFHRLGQLRRLDLQYNQIRSLHPKTFEKLSRLEELYLGNNLLQALVPGTLAPLRKLRILYANGNEIGRLSRGSFEGLESLVKLRLDGNALGALPDAVFAPLGNLLYLHLESNRIRFLGKNAFAQLGKLRFLNLSANELQPSLRHAATFAPLGSLSTLILSANSLQYLGPRVFQHLPRLGLLSLRGNQLTHLAPEAFWGLETLRELRLEGNRLSQLPVALLEPLHSLEALDLSGNELSALHPTIFGRLGRLRELSLRDNALSALSGDIFAASPALYRLDLDGNGWTCDCRLRGLKRWMGDWHSQGRLLTVFVQCRHPPALRGKYLDYLDDQQLQNGSCADPSPSVSPTDDGKLRPLPPTTKEQMAPPEGGLAQELPPQPQSQQRGRLLPGVPWDGAAKELLGNRSALRLSLWDPGLQQPGPSAAAVAGLGSHPLELLEKPERGPPTPPDPVHSKPTPTATPASVPPPAGDLWQRAAKQFLAAQQQESAAQSDGGVGLPPLVSDPCDFNKFILCNLTVEAVGADSASVRWAVREHRSPPPLGGARFRLLFDRFGQQPKFHRFVYLPERSDSATLRELRGDTPYLVCVEGVLGGRVCPVAPRDHCAGLVTLPEPGNRSSIDYQLLTLALLAVNALLVLLALAAWASRWLRRKLRARRKGGAPVHVRHMYSTRRPLRSMGTGVSADFSGFQPHRPRTTVCALSEADLIEFPCDRFMDSGGSGAGGSLRREDHLLQRFAD; this comes from the coding sequence ATGGAGGCTGCCCGCGCCGTGCGCTTCCTGCTCGTGGTGTGCGGCTGCCTCGCGCTCCCGCCGCGGGCCCAGCCCGTTTGCCCCGAGCGCTGCGACTGCCAGCACCCTCAGCACCTCCTGTGCACCAACAGGGGGCTCCGCGCCGTGCCCAAGACCAGCTCGCTGCCGAGCCCCCAGGACGTGCTCACCTACAGCCTTGGCGGCAATTTCATAACCAACATCACGGCTTTCGACTTCCATCGCCTGGGGCAACTCAGACGGCTTGATCTGCAGTACAACCAGATCCGCTCTCTACACCCCAAGACCTTCGAGAAGCTCTCGCGACTGGAGGAGCTCTACCTGGGGAACAACCTCCTGCAGGCGCTCGTCCCGGGCACGCTGGCCCCGCTGCGCAAGCTGCGCATCCTGTACGCCAACGGGAACGAGATCGGCCGCCTGAGCCGGGGCTCCTTCGAGGGTCTGGAGAGTCTGGTCAAGCTACGGCTGGACGGGAACGCCCTGGGGGCGCTGCCAGACGCAGTCTTCGCCCCGTTGGGCAACTTGCTCTACCTACATCTGGAGTCAAACCGGATCCGCTTTCTGGGCAAGAACGCCTTTGCTCAGCTTGGCAAGCTGCGCTTTCTCAACCTCTCTGCCAACGAGCTGCAGCCCTCCCTACGCCACGCGGCCACCTTCGCACCGCTGGGCTCCCTCTCTACCCTCATCCTCTCCGCCAACAGCCTGCAGTACCTCGGGCCGCGCGTCTTCCAGCACCTGCCGCGCCTCGGCCTTCTCTCGCTCAGGGGCAACCAGCTCACGCACCTCGCGCCGGAGGCCTTTTGGGGGTTGGAGACTCTCCGCGAGCTGCGCCTGGAGGGCAATCGGCTGAGCCAGCTGCCCGTGGCGCTGCTGGAACCTCTGCACAGCCTGGAGGCGCTGGACCTGAGCGGCAACGAGCTGTCCGCTCTGCACCCCACTATTTTTGGCCGCCTGGGCCGGCTGCGCGAACTCAGCCTACGCGACAACGCGCTCAGCGCTCTCTCTGGGGACATCTTCGCCGCCAGCCCGGCCCTCTACCGGCTGGACCTAGACGGCAACGGCTGGACCTGCGACTGCCGGCTCCGAGGTCTGAAGCGCTGGATGGGCGACTGGCACTCGCAAGGCCGGCTTCTCACCGTCTTTGTGCAGTGTCGCCACCCCCCGGCCCTGAGGGGCAAGTACCTGGATTACCTGGACGATCAACAGCTGCAGAACGGGTCTTGCGCCGATCCCTCTCCGTCGGTTTCCCCGACCGATGACGGCAAGCTGCGGCCCTTACCCCCTACTACGAAGGAGCAGATGGCGCCCCCTGAAGGTGGCCTCGCGCAGGAGCTGCCGCCGCAGCCACAGTCACAGCAGCGGGGGCGCTTACTGCCTGGGGTGCCCTGGGATGGGGCCGCCAAGGAGCTCTTGGGCAACCGCAGCGCCCTGAGGCTGAGCCTGTGGGATCCAGGCCTCCAGCAGCCGGGCCCCTCCGCCGCTGCTGTGGCAGGTCTGGGGTCGCACCCTCTGGAGCTGCTCGAGAAGCCTGAGCGGGGACCTCCAACGCCACCAGATCCTGTCCACTCCAAACCCACCCCGACCGCCACGCCCGCCTCTGTGCCACCGCCCGCTGGCGACCTCTGGCAGCGCGCCGCGAAGCAGTTCCTAGCGGCACAGCAGCAGGAGAGCGCAGCCCAGTCCGACGGCGGGGTGGGCCTGCCGCCGCTGGTGTCGGATCCGTGCGACTTCAACAAGTTCATCCTGTGCAACTTGACGGTGGAGGCCGTGGGCGCCGATAGCGCCTCGGTGCGCTGGGCAGTGCGCGAGCACCGCAGCCCCCCGCCGCTGGGCGGCGCGCGCTTCCGGCTGCTCTTCGACCGCTTTGGCCAGCAGCCGAAATTCCACCGCTTCGTCTACCTGCCGGAGCGCAGCGACTCGGCCACGTTGCGCGAGCTGCGCGGAGACACCCCCTACCTGGTGTGTGTGGAGGGCGTGCTGGGGGGCCGGGTCTGCCCAGTGGCCCCGCGGGACCACTGCGCGGGGCTGGTCACCCTGCCAGAGCCTGGGAACCGGAGCAGCATTGACTACCAGCTGCTGACCTTGGCCCTGCTGGCCGTCAACGCGCTGCTAGTGCTTCTGGCCTTGGCGGCCTGGGCGTCCCGCTGGCTGCGGAGGAAGCTGCGGGCCAGGCGAAAGGGAGGGGCTCCTGTCCACGTTCGCCATATGTACTCCACCCGACGGCCGCTGCGCTCCATGGGCACCGGCGTGTCTGCGGACTTCTCCGGGTTCCAGCCGCACAGGCCACGCACCACCGTGTGCGCACTCAGCGAGGCGGACCTTATCGAATTCCCCTGTGACCGCTTCATGGACAGCGGGGGCAGCGGTGCGGGCGGCAGCTTGAGGCGGGAAGACCATCTCCTACAGCGATTTGCCGACTAG